The Bacteroides ovatus genomic interval ACAAACTTCATCTGTTCATTGTAAGGGGGCAATTCTATTTTCAATTCAGAGAATGAAGTTTGATTCAATGATTTGAATGATGTGCCAGTCCCCATTTTCTTAATGTTGTCTTTTTGATACATTAAAGCATGATAAAGAAACTCTACGTTACATACGTTATCGTGGCACTTTGCTCTACATATAGACTGATTGGTTGCACATTCTATCTTATTGATTGCCATTACTCCGATACTACCTCGACATACATACATCAAGGTATCTACTGGGATAATCTTGCATGTAGCATATCCGGCTTCTGTGACCTTCTCGCAAGTGTCATATACATACTTATTTTTCATGTCCTCTGCAGATACCCATGGCTTATCTCCATTCCAATATTCAAGATTTGCCTTAGAAGGCGTACCTCCAGTGGATACATCAGCAAACGATTTTAGCATTCTCAAAGGATACCCCTTCTCTTTGAACATCTCGATAAATTGCGACATACTAACCAATAAATTTACGGTGAGACATTTTTACATTTGTCTGATTCACCATAGCATATTGCAATGTTGTATCAAGACTTTGATGCCCTAAGAGATGCTGGACCTGCTCTATAGGCATACCTTTATCTATCGCCATTGTCGCCAACGTACGGCGAAATTTATGAGGATGCACCTTAGGAATATTCAATTCACGCCCCAAACGACGTAAACGTATTTCCACACCACTTATCTGTAAGCGATCGTAAGGTGCTAATAATGAAACAAACAGGGCAGGATTGTCATCTATCCGTTCTGCCAAATAACGTTGTAAATGTATCTTTGTACGAGCATCGAAATAAACTCGACGTTGCTTATCTCCTTTACCGGTAACGATGCATTCCCGGTTTTCAAAGTCTATATCGTTCCGATTGAGTTTGACCAACTCCCCGACACGCATACCAGTAGAGGCCAACAAATCAATCAAGGCTAAATCGCGAATACCTTCGCAATGGTCACGCATTTGTTCTAACGCTTCATCGGAGTATGTTTCTTTGACTGTTTTTCCGACTTTTACTTTATGAATCCGACGTACCGGACTCTTCACAATATAATCCTCATCCTCAAGCCATGAAAAGAAACTTGACAAAATGCGACGTATATTGTCTACCGTAACCTTTGTAGCACCGCTTGTCTGCTGATAATCATTTAAGTAATTACGCAAGTCATCAGTAGTGATATGGCGAATATTTTTTTCTATTTTCCTGATAGCATTATTTAATGTACTTCGATAATAGTGCATCGACTTATCCGAACAACCTTCGACTCGTTTAGCCGACAAAAAACTATCTATTAATTCACTATTACCACTGCACTCTTCATTGTTCTTAGACGACACGTTGATATCACGAAAGGCATAATCTAGCACCTTTCGTAATTGACTCATTTGCTCATTGTTTAAAACTCCCAGCATAGCCTGCTCTATGTCATTAATCAGATTCTCTATCATATTATTAATAAATTTGTTATCCAATTAAGCCGCAGCTATCAACGTATCTCTCTTATTCTATCCGTTTATTAAACTCTTTATGACTTTATCGATATTTTCAATACACTGCTTCAACTCAAATTTTGATTTATCGGCTTGTGTGAGGACCTCAACAAACAAGATTTGTTCATCCATACTAGGAACAGGAACTTTCATTTTCTTGATATCTGAGAATACGATATCAACTTGATTTGTAGAACCAGTTACATATTGCCTGTATATTTCTGCTTGCGTATCATTTAAAGAAAGGTATGTATTAAGCACTTCTGGAAGAATCACTGCTCTATCTGTTGACAAGGCAATCACATGTCCATCATTTATGTAGGTATTATTGTCTGAAGGACAAATAAATACACAACATCGTCCAAGAGTACCATTTCCAGTTGCATTCAAGAGAACATCTCCTGATTCAAGTATTCTCTTCCTAACTGGGATTTCCTCGTTGTGGTATTTTATATTACCCAAACGTTGACCATCCCAATGGATACATGCTTGATTAATCACTAAGACAGAAGAAGATTCAACATATTTTGGCGTTATCCCCTTATTCATGATTGGACAAACCGATTCAAGGGTTTGCTTATTATGAGTATTATAATACATCTCGATAAATTGCGATTTCACCATTTCATCAGTGGCAACAAGTAGTTTCTTATAAGCCTCCTTCAATCGATAGGCTGCCCATAATTTATCAACAAGAACTTTTTGTTCCTCTAATGGAGGTAATTCAAACTCAAAATCAGCCAAATCAGAAAATAACACATAAGGATTTGTAGAACCTTTTGATTTAGCTATCGACCAAGTCGTAAAATCCTTTGATAGCATAATGAACGGCAACAAACGTTGCTCAAATGCATGAGGATCTTTCGTTTCAAAAACAAAAGTAGTATTAGCACATACTCCTTCAAAATCAGCAACTGCTATTTTCTTTAGATATGTTCTTCTTGAACCATACAAAATCTGACCTGGTTTAAATACACGAATAAAAGCAGGTCCAACATCATCTGTTGTAAAACATCCTTTCCTATGTATGGTTAAATCCTCCGAATCCATATGATCGCCTGCAACATAGTATTCATACGGATTATTTAGACGATCTATATTTATCTTCACATCTTTAACGACATCTCCAAACTTTACCCTACTCATATTTTAGCATACTTAAAAGATTAGCAACTTCGATATGCATTGATCTTGAAGCCTCAATCCATTTTGGGAGTGATTCATCCAAAATGTATATTTCATTTGTTCCTTTTTGCTTGACATAACTTTGTATACTAAGCAAACTCTTATTATTATCTATATCATTTATATCAGCAACTTTTGCAAAATATTCTATATCTTCAAAATTTTCATAAGCAGAAATAATTTTCTGGATGTGAGTATTTTCTAAATAACTTTCAGCATTCTTTCTTGATACCTCTCCTTTTGCGTCAATAAAAATAACTTTACCTTTATGACTATCTTCTTTTCTATTTTTGCAGATAATAATACAAGCCTCCATAGAAGCATTAAAAAATAGATTAGGACCAAGTCCAATTACGCAATCTACAATATCTATTTCAACTAATTTTTTGCGCAACTCATATTCTTCATCACGAAATAGTACACCATGGGGAAACAATATAGCACACCTACCAGTATTTCTATCCATCGAAGCAATAATATGTTGAAAAAATGCATAATCAGCTCTTCCTTGCGGAGGCGTTCCCAAGAAATTACGTCCCCACTTATCATTCATGAATTTTTCACGATTCCATTCTTTGATTGAATAAGGAGGATTTGCCAGAACAATGTCGAACTTACGAAGATGGCTGCCATCCAAGAATGCAGGATGCTCCAACGTATCTGCACATGCAATCGAAAAATCTTCAACTCCATTCAAATAAAGATTCATTCGTGCAATAGAAGAAGTCAAGCCATTCACCTCTTGTCCGAACACCTGTACACTCTGCCACTCTGCACCTTTGTTGCGAAGATAGTCTAAACATTTAACCAACATACCCCCGGAACCACAAGTTGGGTCATAAATGCTTTCATTCGGTTGTGGCTGCAGTATCTCAGCCATAAGTTGAACGACTGTTCTATTCGTATAGAACTCCTGAGCAGTATTTCCGGCATCATCGGCAAACTTTCCAACAAGGTATTCGTATGCCTGCCCCATCTCATCGGCAGGACAAGCCTTTAGGCTCAACGTATATTTAGAAAAATCCTCAATCAACGAAGTAATGATATTATCAGGCATCTTCGCCTTATTGGTCCAGCCATCCTTAGGTCCGAAAATACCTTCTAATCCTCCGATTTTTCTACCATCCATTTCCTTAGCAGGATTGGCTTGCTCAATGGCAATAAATGCTTCGACTAATTTATTACCAACATTTTCCGTCACCTCACGAACATCTCTCCAGTGCGCACCATCAGGAATACGGATGGGGAGATCTTCTACTTGCATACCTGCATACTCAACTCCTCCTTCACACACAAATCCTTCAAACTGTTCATCATAAACATCGGAAATGCGTTTGAAAAAAAGCAAAGGGAAAATATACTCTTTATATCCTGCAGCATCAATCTGACCACGCAAATGAGTGGCAGCCGCCCAAAGGAAACTTTTAAGTTCATCGAGCGTAATAGGGTCATCAGGAAGACGATATTGTTTTACTTTTTCTGCCATATTGATTATGCGTTAATGAGTAATGAAAATTCGTTCTCCAATCGCTTCACATCTGCGTATGCTTGTTTGAACTCAGCCAACACTTCCGCATAAGGACGAATTTCCTCCTTGTGGTAAACCACATAGCGATTGGGCGAAAGATTATACTCTTTATCTCTTATCTCCTGCAATGTAACGATTCGAGAATAGTCCTCTTCATCGGAGTAATTTTGATAAAGTGAATATAACCTATCTATATCATTCTCTTCTAAAATATTCTGCGCTCTCTTTTGAGTTAGAATTTTGGAACCATCTATCATCAAAATCCGTCCGGAATGATGAGCCTGTTTCATTCTTCGTATTATCAAAAAGCACGGTGAAAGTCCAGTTCCATAAAACAATTTATCTCCTAATGTAACAACGGCTTCTATCAAATCACTTTCGACTAATTGTTTCCTTATTTCTGCTTCTTGATTTCCACGAAACAGAATACCTTGCGGCATTACAACAGCCATACGCCCCTTGCCGGAAGACATAGAACATATCATATGCTGAATCCACGCATAGTCACCACAACTATCACTCGGTGTGCCATAGATATTGCGCTTATATTTATCTGAACTCCATTCCGTTGCTCCCCAATTTTCAAGAGAAAATGGGGGGTTTGCTATAACACAATCGAATTTGGCGATATTACCACCTTGAAGAATTTTTGGGTCTCTCAATGTGTCGCCTTGCATTACATTAAAATCAGATGCACCATGCAGGAATAGATTCATTTTAGCAATGGCCGCATTCACGACATTCTTTTCCTGTCCGAATATACTTCCGCAGCAAAGAGAATCATCGTGCATATATCGTATAGCTTCGATAAGCATTCCTCCACTACCACAAGCAGGATCATATACAGTTTCCCCCGGTTGCGGATCGAGAATATGCACTAATAATCTCACAACAGAACGAGGAGTATAAAACTCTCCAGCTTGAGCCTTACTATCATCGGCAAACTTCTTCAATAATATTTCATAAGCATCACCCATTAAGTCCGCAGGGTAATCCTTATTACCAAGTTTTCGTTTTGATAGATGTTCTATCAGGTCACGAATCTTGCTATCATTGAGTATTGCTTTGTTAGTCCATTTCTGAGATGAAAACATAGATAGCACCCCATACAATGTATCTGGGTTTGCTATCTCTATCTGCCTCATAGCACCGACTATGGCAGCTCCAAGATTTTCTGTACGCTCTCGGACTTCTTGCCAATGACAACCATCAGGAATAACAAAACGATGTTGTTCTGGCAGAGATGCATACTCCTTATCACCACCACTTGATATTAAAGCTTCTTCTGTTTCTTCATCATAAACATCAGATATCCGCTTGTAATAAAGTAAAGGCGTGATATAATCCTTAAAATTATCTTGGCTTACAGGACCGCGTATTATATTACAGGCCTCAAACAAGAAATTGTATAAGTCCTGTGCACCTGTAAGCTCTTTATTTATTGTTTTTTTTGCCATCTAATAACTCTGTCAAATCGTAAATTTGATATCTCTTTACTTCATTAACTCTACAACATTTTCCGACAACATTGCATTCCCAGCATCATCTTTCGGAGCGTTCTTAAGGAACAGTACAGGAACGATAGTGTAGTTCTTAGCAAACGGCAACAGATTAGCTTTGCGGAGAAGCTCAGCAGTTAGCTGTTTGCCATTCTCCCCTGTTGTCCATTTACATTCTCCGACCAACAGATACTTTTTATCGAGCGATTCAGCCATCACGTCAAATTCAACTTGTTCCGGCTTCTTATCCTCATTGAGAACAGAGCCCCACCAGCGTTTTGCTTTGCCATAAACTACTCCATTAACAAGATTTCCTGTTACGGCATCCCGACACAGTTTTTCCCATTGCATACTCACATACTCAGAGAAATGAGCAGTCAAAGCCTGTTCTATGGGTAAGCGACGACCAAGTTCAATGAACGAACGATTAGGGACAACAAACTGATAGTAGAATGCCATAAACGGATCGGCAATCTTGTAGAGGCTCTTTTTCGCATTCTTTTCATCAATCCCGAACGGAACATCTTTTTCCAAAAAACCGAGATCAACAAGTTTCTTCAATGGACGCGACAGATTAGTTGCAGGTTCATTGCATCGTGCAGCAATTTCGGAAAGACGGTTTGCACCAGTACCGATATAAGACATTATTGTCGAAGTCTTGACTATATCCTTAACATCATCCTGAAACAGTTTTACCGGCTCCTCATAAAGAGTCCCATTTACAGAAAGGATATTATGCCACATGGCATCATCAAGCGAAATTCTGTTTTCCCTCAGTTCCCAATAGCGCGGCACACCGCCCCATATAGCATACTCTTCAATAGCGTTCATCGCATTAAGGTTCAATGCCTCCTGAATATAGGGTAAACGTATAGGGGTAAGTCTCATTATCTCATCAGCACGACCATAAAGAGGCGCAGTAGAATCAAGAAACAACCCATACATCATATTTTGTGATGAACCACAAAGCACCAGATTATACTTCAACTGTTTCTCATCAACAAGTTTCTGCAATACAGACGGCAGTTCAGGAGATTGCTCCACAAGATACGGAAATTCGTCCAAACACAAAGTAAAACGTTTGTCTGTTCGATAATTAACCGCACGAAACATCGACTCCCAATCGGGATACGACAACTTCTCAAAATCAGGAAACACCTGTGCTATCACTTTTGCAAGTAATGCCCTCTGATGTTGACCTTCCGAACGGTCTGCAAGGAAGTATACATCATTTTCTGACAACACCCTTTTAATAAGCGTTGATTTACCCAATCGTCTGCGACCATACATCACAACTAACGAGGATTTCTCTCTTGCAAGAGCATCCTTCAGTCGTGCTGCTTCATCTATTCTATCAACAAATTTCATATCCCACATTATTATGCAGTGCAAACATAATGTTTTTATGGCATAATACAAAATTTTAAGCTGTATTTTTTATCCTGATAGAGTCATTATCGACTTATATGCAGAAAAAAGTGAGTTTTATCTCTTTTTCGAAGCTCTTTTCCTTGTCTTCAAACTCAAATCCTGTAATGTTTTCCCTAGTTTGTCTTCTTTGGCCAACCACAGAATATCATCGTCAAGCTGTAAAGCATACAACACGCGCAAATATATTCCGATTGCCACTGTCGGCACACCTTTCTCTATTCGGGACACGGTCAACGGAGAACAGGTGGCACGTTCCGCCACTTGAGCTACACTCAGATTCCTGCGCAAGCGAGCCAGTTTAATCTGTTCTCCCACAACGGACATCTTTTGTTCTAATTTTCGGGGCAACTTAGTCCCCATTGTATTCTTTGCCATGTTAACTCATCATATAATATACAAAGATACTACTTTTTACTTATTTAATGATACATTACACATAAAAAATCGCATCAAAGCCATATAATCAGTCATAGACATAATCATTTGGAATAGAATTTCAAAATTAAATGCCATCATATTATTCATAAGCACAGTATACATCTACTAACAAATAAAATACTATTCGTTATACAGGCGTAAACAACCCCTCCTTGCTATGTCTGTTTAATATTAGTTTGACCATTCAAACGAAAAGTAACTTTACTTTATCCCTGTATTCATATATACACGCATTAAAGTAAAACTAAAAGAGGGAAGAAAGAAATAGCTATACCAAAATCGAAGACCACCCCAATTATAAGCTAAAAAATCCGTGAACTCATTTATGATTTTGCATCCATAATCAGCGAAATAATCACAGACATGCCCTATCTTTGCGAAACGGAGATTTAAGAGCAAAATAGAGTCATTTTTCTCTTTTTCCCTTCGTTTGAAAACAAACTAAGGTTAAAAGTGTTAAATCTTCGATTTTCGGCAAAAAAACAAGTAAATTTTTGAGGCTTCTATCTTTTAAACCATAAACTATTGACAATCAATTAGCATAATATGCTGTGTCGGGAAATTCAGTTTGAAGTTCAAGTCCTGATAGTCCATCTTTCCGCCCTCCAAGTTCAGAAGTCCTGTTGTGGAATACCGATAATTGAAAATATAGGACGCTTTGTGCTTCTTGCTTAACGGTCCTTCGGAAGCTACATCAATTCCCATGATGCCCACTTGAAGCGTATTCTCATTCTTCTGGTTATTGCCATTGCGCAATTTCATATCAAACACACCGGATACCGCATTTCCATATTCTGCCGGAAAAGCTCCGGTAAAGAAATCGGAATTACCCAATACCTGCGAACTAAGAGATGAAAGTATTCCTCCACCCAATGTGGCAATATCCGCAAAGTGATTCGGGTTGGGAATTTCAACGTCTTCCAATCGCCATTGCAACAAATGGGGAGCATTGCCATGAATGGATATTCCATTGGAAGATACACTGGGGGCCACTCCGGCAAAGGAGGATACCAAACGGGCAGGGTCGTCAAAACCTCCGGCATAGCGGCTCGCTTCTTCCACACTCAACATACGGGCTCCGGTAGTAGCCATCTTATTCATCGCCTCCTCTTTATTGGTTCTGGCACGAATCACTACTTCATTGAGTTCGTTTACACTTTCTTTCAAAGGAATTTCCAGATAAACCTCCTTGGCGGAAGTTACCAGTATCTCTCTGAAAATACCCGGCTCATATCCCATAAAGGCTGCCTCTACCGTATGCCGTCCAACAGGAACCTGTGGTATGCTGAAACGCCCGAGACTGTCTGTTATCGTACCTGTTCCCTCTTTTTCGGATAATCTCACCGTTGCATACGGTATCGGGTGTTTTGAATCCCCGTCAATAACCATTCCCCGGATTGTCTGTACCGGCCGTCCTTTTCTCTGCGGTGTCTGACTAAACGCCACTGCGGATACCAACAAAGCAACCAACAAAAGTATCCACCCGCCATAACGATGTATTTTCCGGGTTAACTCTTCACTAAGAACTCTTTCAAAGGTTTTGAGTACTGCGCTGCATTCATCTGCGGAGATACCTGACTGAATAGATATTTTTTCTAATAATCTAGTTTTATTCATCTTCATGATTTTATTCTGTTTTTATTTCGTCACGAAGATAGAGTATAGAAGATTGCCGATTTTTGAAATGAGACGAATGCATCCCGTTCGTAGACAAAACACAAAATTGATAAGACGAAAAATCGTCCGAACTATGGAATTTCACTTAAAGAAGAACCTCTTTTTAAAAGACACATCACTTTCAGAACGATTTATATCCTCTAAAAGTGATGTGACTTTTTTTAATAGCACACGCCAACCTACCCTAAAAAGTCGGTCTTATCTTTATCCGTGATCTCCCGAATTACTTTACATGGCACTCCCGCAGCGATTACATTTTCCGGCACATCCTTAGTCACTACACTTCCTGCTCCGATTACCGAATTTCTCCCAATGGTAACACCACCCATAATATGAACGCCTGCACCAATCCAGACATTATCCTCTATTACAATCGGATGTGCATAGCAACCTCCCATAATGCGTTCCCGGGCATCAAGTGCATGATTTGCTGTGTACAATCCTACACGTGGCCCCAACAATACATTATCCCCTATTGTAATAAGATTCCCATCCAACATGATGCAATCAAAATTAGCAAAGAAGTTGTTTCCTATAGTGATATTAAATCCAAACTCACACCGGAAATTGGGTTCGAAGTGAACATTCTCCCCAATGCCTTTCAACAAATTGCGTAATAATGCTTCACGAACCTCTTTGGGTTTTCCATAAGTAGAGTTATAATCATTAGTCAGAAAAACGACTTGTTCTCTTCTCTGAACCAGTTCTGTAGACAAATCATTATACATAGTCCCCGACAACATTCTTTCATACAATTCTCTATTTTCCATATCTATATCATAATGATTGATTAAAGTCCTTTTGTAATCACCGGTAATCCGAAAAAGCCTTTTTGTAAAGTCAGTATCTTCGATGCACCTGCCTTGGCCTTATTATAAGTGGAAAGTGACACATGCAGCTCTTCCACAGCTCCATTCTCAAAAGCTACCTGCAAATAGTATTCCTTACGTATGCCATCCGAAACATAACGATGCCTGCCTACTCTACGGGTCTTCTTGTGTGTTTCTACATATTTTTTCTGTACCATCACTGTTTCTTCGTGTGTGGAAGCAGGATCGGCAAACCAATAATTACCGCCAAGAAACAAGACATAACTGATGGCACCGATGCAAGCCAAATGACACAAACAATTAATTACTTTACCATCCATGGTTGTCAGCCATATCCATTTCTTATAGAATGGGATAGTAACAAGAGCAATCAAAAGCGCCATTCCAAGAGGTATCCACCAGGCAGTCAGTGTATCTTCGTAGATAACATATCCAATGCCACACGAAGCAATAAATATCAGAAGCATCAAAAAGCGAAGTATCCTAATAAATAGAGTTTTCATCATATTTCTTTCATTTATACGCAAATATAAAAATAAGCTACTGAAAACACTGATTATTAAGAAAAATACTTGATTCAACCTACTAATTCATGATTAATCAAAAGCCTTTTGCCGATATATCAAGACCTTTTGATTTTCCATCATAACTGAAATTCATGCTTATTGTATCTCCTAATAAAATGACAGCTATACAATCATTCTTTTGTGAAAGAAAGAATATGACTAATATGTCTGGAGGATGTTCCTAATAAAATAGAATATTGACCGGAATTCACTTTCCAATCATGCGTTTCATCATCCCAGAAAGCCAAATCCTCTGGCGTTATTTCAAATTCTACAGTTTGATTCTCTCCTGAATTTAAAAATATCTTCTTAAACCTTTTCAGTTCTTTCTCGGGACGCGACACAGATGGTTGATTTTCTTTGAGATATAGCTGTATAACTTCAGCTCCTTTCTGACTTCCTGTATTTGTAATAGTCACCGAACATCTTATCATTTGGTCATTCATTTTTTTAGATGACAAACGTGGTTTAATCAATGTAAAAGTTGTATAAGAAAGCCCATACCCAAAAGGATAAAGTGGTTCTATATTTTTTGTATCATACCATCTATATCCCACTAATACACTTTCTCCATAATTCACATCATACACATTGATAAGATGCTCATTTTTAAGTTCATTATAGAGTGACGCCCCTTTAGGTAAGTATCCCCATGCCGGTGAGTCCTCAAATGTTTTTTCTATAGTCATTGGTAACTTACCAGAAGGAGTTACCTTACCTGTGATAATATCTGTAAGTGCTTCAAAACCCGATTGTCCTCCATACCACCCGTAAATCAAACCCGCCAATCGATCATTCCATGCAGACATATCAATAGCTGATCCCGTATTGAGGATAGCAATAGTATTAGGATTATTTTTAGTGACATATCGCATTAATGATTCATCTTCTTTTGGCAAAGCAAATGGACGTTCTATTGCTTCTTTATCTCGCGTACCCATACTTAGCAAAACGATGTCAGCCTCTTTTATATCAGCTACAGTAGGCTTTTCTATATAATACACTGTTCTGCCAAAAGCTCTCTGTAATGCTTCAATCAGACTTACATTATTGTAGCCGATTACTTCTGCAGCTCCATAGCCACGAGGTATTTCATATATAAACTTACCTGTCAATAATATTTTTCTATTCTTTGTTGGATCAAGTGGCAAAATATTATCTCTGTTTTTAAGTAAAACAATTCCTTCTTCTGCCACTTGTCGTGCAATTTTTTCATGCTCCTGATACTTATCAAGCAAAGACAAGTCATATTTGGACCTATCATAAAATCCCATTGCAATACAAGTAGCCAAAATAGGACGCACCATATCATCTAAATCTTTTTCTGTGATTTTTTTCTGATGGTATAAACCCAACACAGATTCTCCAAAATTATATGAACCAGGCATCTCCAAATTCTGTCCTGATTTAATAACTTTCTCCAAATTCCACACCGAATTCCAATCACTCATTACCAACCATTTAAATCCCAATTTTTCTCTAAGAATATTCTTAATAACATATGAACTTTGCCCAGCCCACTCTCCATCAATTTGGTTATACGAGGTCATTACAGACATAGCACCTGCATCTATTCCTGCCTTAAAACCAGGTAAATAGATTTCATTCATAGCTCGTTCGCTAATGATAGAATTACTCCGTTTACGATAAAATTCGGTGTTGTTCCCATAGAAATGCTTCAAACAAGCCGCTGTGCCTGTACTTTGAAGTCCCGTTACATATTGACTTACCATTTGAGATACTAAATAAGGATCTTCTCCAAAATATTCAAAGTTTCTTGCACATTGAGATTGTCGATAAATATTTAATCCAGGACCCAACAAAACTTCGATACCTCCGGCTCTACATTCCTCACCAATAGCTTTTGCATATTGGTAAGATAGATCTGGAGAAAATGTAGAGGCTAACAATATAGGAGAAGGAAAAGCTGTTGAGCGTTCCAATTGTTTCACCACATTAGGATCAGGCAAATTATTTCGGATATTTACTCCTTGTGTTGCATCCGACAAGTAAATGGGAAGTATCCCTTTCTCTTCGAATCCTTTAATAAAGAATTTATTATATCCTCTGACCATAAGTGCCTTCTCTTCTATCGTCAATCGTTCCAATAAGTCATTCGCCTTTTTATATGCCGCAGTTGCGTCCATTATTTGTTGAGCATATATCCCAATGCAACTAATAAACATAAAAACAAGTGAGATAATTTTTTTCATATTATGAAAACTCTTTAATGTAGAACTCCTC includes:
- a CDS encoding sugar O-acetyltransferase, whose protein sequence is MENRELYERMLSGTMYNDLSTELVQRREQVVFLTNDYNSTYGKPKEVREALLRNLLKGIGENVHFEPNFRCEFGFNITIGNNFFANFDCIMLDGNLITIGDNVLLGPRVGLYTANHALDARERIMGGCYAHPIVIEDNVWIGAGVHIMGGVTIGRNSVIGAGSVVTKDVPENVIAAGVPCKVIREITDKDKTDFLG
- a CDS encoding class I SAM-dependent DNA methyltransferase, which gives rise to MAEKVKQYRLPDDPITLDELKSFLWAAATHLRGQIDAAGYKEYIFPLLFFKRISDVYDEQFEGFVCEGGVEYAGMQVEDLPIRIPDGAHWRDVREVTENVGNKLVEAFIAIEQANPAKEMDGRKIGGLEGIFGPKDGWTNKAKMPDNIITSLIEDFSKYTLSLKACPADEMGQAYEYLVGKFADDAGNTAQEFYTNRTVVQLMAEILQPQPNESIYDPTCGSGGMLVKCLDYLRNKGAEWQSVQVFGQEVNGLTSSIARMNLYLNGVEDFSIACADTLEHPAFLDGSHLRKFDIVLANPPYSIKEWNREKFMNDKWGRNFLGTPPQGRADYAFFQHIIASMDRNTGRCAILFPHGVLFRDEEYELRKKLVEIDIVDCVIGLGPNLFFNASMEACIIICKNRKEDSHKGKVIFIDAKGEVSRKNAESYLENTHIQKIISAYENFEDIEYFAKVADINDIDNNKSLLSIQSYVKQKGTNEIYILDESLPKWIEASRSMHIEVANLLSMLKYE
- a CDS encoding class I SAM-dependent DNA methyltransferase, coding for MAKKTINKELTGAQDLYNFLFEACNIIRGPVSQDNFKDYITPLLYYKRISDVYDEETEEALISSGGDKEYASLPEQHRFVIPDGCHWQEVRERTENLGAAIVGAMRQIEIANPDTLYGVLSMFSSQKWTNKAILNDSKIRDLIEHLSKRKLGNKDYPADLMGDAYEILLKKFADDSKAQAGEFYTPRSVVRLLVHILDPQPGETVYDPACGSGGMLIEAIRYMHDDSLCCGSIFGQEKNVVNAAIAKMNLFLHGASDFNVMQGDTLRDPKILQGGNIAKFDCVIANPPFSLENWGATEWSSDKYKRNIYGTPSDSCGDYAWIQHMICSMSSGKGRMAVVMPQGILFRGNQEAEIRKQLVESDLIEAVVTLGDKLFYGTGLSPCFLIIRRMKQAHHSGRILMIDGSKILTQKRAQNILEENDIDRLYSLYQNYSDEEDYSRIVTLQEIRDKEYNLSPNRYVVYHKEEIRPYAEVLAEFKQAYADVKRLENEFSLLINA
- a CDS encoding DUF2500 family protein — translated: MMKTLFIRILRFLMLLIFIASCGIGYVIYEDTLTAWWIPLGMALLIALVTIPFYKKWIWLTTMDGKVINCLCHLACIGAISYVLFLGGNYWFADPASTHEETVMVQKKYVETHKKTRRVGRHRYVSDGIRKEYYLQVAFENGAVEELHVSLSTYNKAKAGASKILTLQKGFFGLPVITKGL
- a CDS encoding ATP-binding protein codes for the protein MKFVDRIDEAARLKDALAREKSSLVVMYGRRRLGKSTLIKRVLSENDVYFLADRSEGQHQRALLAKVIAQVFPDFEKLSYPDWESMFRAVNYRTDKRFTLCLDEFPYLVEQSPELPSVLQKLVDEKQLKYNLVLCGSSQNMMYGLFLDSTAPLYGRADEIMRLTPIRLPYIQEALNLNAMNAIEEYAIWGGVPRYWELRENRISLDDAMWHNILSVNGTLYEEPVKLFQDDVKDIVKTSTIMSYIGTGANRLSEIAARCNEPATNLSRPLKKLVDLGFLEKDVPFGIDEKNAKKSLYKIADPFMAFYYQFVVPNRSFIELGRRLPIEQALTAHFSEYVSMQWEKLCRDAVTGNLVNGVVYGKAKRWWGSVLNEDKKPEQVEFDVMAESLDKKYLLVGECKWTTGENGKQLTAELLRKANLLPFAKNYTIVPVLFLKNAPKDDAGNAMLSENVVELMK
- a CDS encoding helix-turn-helix domain-containing protein; amino-acid sequence: MAKNTMGTKLPRKLEQKMSVVGEQIKLARLRRNLSVAQVAERATCSPLTVSRIEKGVPTVAIGIYLRVLYALQLDDDILWLAKEDKLGKTLQDLSLKTRKRASKKR
- a CDS encoding restriction endonuclease subunit S, whose translation is MSRVKFGDVVKDVKINIDRLNNPYEYYVAGDHMDSEDLTIHRKGCFTTDDVGPAFIRVFKPGQILYGSRRTYLKKIAVADFEGVCANTTFVFETKDPHAFEQRLLPFIMLSKDFTTWSIAKSKGSTNPYVLFSDLADFEFELPPLEEQKVLVDKLWAAYRLKEAYKKLLVATDEMVKSQFIEMYYNTHNKQTLESVCPIMNKGITPKYVESSSVLVINQACIHWDGQRLGNIKYHNEEIPVRKRILESGDVLLNATGNGTLGRCCVFICPSDNNTYINDGHVIALSTDRAVILPEVLNTYLSLNDTQAEIYRQYVTGSTNQVDIVFSDIKKMKVPVPSMDEQILFVEVLTQADKSKFELKQCIENIDKVIKSLING
- the xerA gene encoding site-specific tyrosine recombinase/integron integrase, with translation MIENLINDIEQAMLGVLNNEQMSQLRKVLDYAFRDINVSSKNNEECSGNSELIDSFLSAKRVEGCSDKSMHYYRSTLNNAIRKIEKNIRHITTDDLRNYLNDYQQTSGATKVTVDNIRRILSSFFSWLEDEDYIVKSPVRRIHKVKVGKTVKETYSDEALEQMRDHCEGIRDLALIDLLASTGMRVGELVKLNRNDIDFENRECIVTGKGDKQRRVYFDARTKIHLQRYLAERIDDNPALFVSLLAPYDRLQISGVEIRLRRLGRELNIPKVHPHKFRRTLATMAIDKGMPIEQVQHLLGHQSLDTTLQYAMVNQTNVKMSHRKFIG